In Planctomycetota bacterium, one DNA window encodes the following:
- a CDS encoding GNAT family N-acetyltransferase, translated as MQSGQTLRCEGDAVSQWRIELLDKHHQREGFDCGEESLNSFLHTHAGQNARRDISRTYVVLPAESNVVVGYYTLSSGSVAFSSLPDASTKRLPKYPVPTAHLGRLAIDRRFQGQGLGGILLIDALRCVREAADRIGIHAVTVHALNAKAKRFYETHGFMNLRDDELHLFLPMATIREL; from the coding sequence TTGCAGAGCGGCCAAACGCTACGCTGCGAAGGTGACGCGGTGAGCCAGTGGCGCATCGAACTGCTGGACAAGCATCACCAGCGTGAGGGGTTTGACTGCGGCGAAGAAAGCTTGAATAGCTTTCTCCACACCCACGCCGGTCAAAACGCACGACGCGATATTTCGCGCACGTATGTGGTCCTGCCTGCTGAATCCAATGTGGTGGTTGGCTACTACACGCTTTCCAGCGGCAGCGTGGCTTTCAGCAGCCTGCCGGACGCTTCGACCAAACGACTGCCGAAGTACCCCGTGCCGACGGCACATCTGGGACGACTGGCGATCGATCGCCGATTCCAGGGGCAAGGTCTCGGCGGCATCCTGCTGATCGATGCGCTGCGGTGTGTCCGCGAGGCTGCCGACCGGATCGGTATCCACGCCGTAACCGTCCATGCGCTCAATGCCAAAGCCAAGCGGTTCTATGAGACGCACGGTTTCATGAATCTGCGCGATGACGAACTGCACCTGTTCCTGCCGATGGCCACGATCCGAGAGCTATGA